One Methylorubrum extorquens genomic window, CGGCGGTCACGCTCGCCACTGTGTAGGTGTCCTCGGACGTGGCGTGCAGCGTGACCCAGAGCGAGGGGCGGCCGGAGACGAGGTTGTCGCGGTAATGCGCCGTCTCGGCGATGTGCAGCGTGACCTCGTGGGCGCCAGCGTAGAAGGTCGCCTCCTCCTCGGTCTCGGAGAGCTGGGTCCAGGGCGCGGTTTCGGGCGCCGCCGGCAGCGCCTCGACCGGCATCCAGGCATGGCTCGCCCACGGCCCCTTCAGGCGGCGGCGCGCCACGATGATGCCGACCTCGAAGCGGTCGTCCGGGATCTGTTCCGGTGTCATGTCCGACCTCACGCGGCGGCCCGGTCGGAGGCCAGCGGCAATCCGACGACGAGGTTCTGTGGCTTGAACTGCACGGTCTTGTCCGGCGTCATGGCGAGCAGAAGATAGACCGGCCGCTCTCCGACCCGGGGATCGACGCGGGCCGGATCGGCGAAGGTGAGGCTGAACACCGCGATCACCCGCTCGCGGGCAGCCTCGTCCAGCGTCTCGCCGCGCCAGAGCGCGTTGCCGATCCGCGTGCCCTCCGCATCGAGCCCGACGAACCAGCGCCAGTCGGGATCCTCCAGCCGGTCGAGGGGCGTCACCGTCACCTCCGCGTTGAGGAGGTGGCGCACGAACGCCTCGATCGCCCGCGCCAGCCCCGCCCGGCTTCGGCCGCTTGTGCCGAGATTGAGCGCCATGGTGAAGGCGTCCGACCGGCTCCAGTAGGTCCAGGCGTTCTCCTCGTTCAGCACGTCGAGTTCGTTCGCCGCTTCCTTGCCGAGCATCGTCACCAACGGCGAGAGCGGCGCACCGCCCTCCCGCGCCTCGATCACCTCGGCGTCCGCCAGCAGCACCGCGCTCTCGTGCAGGCTGGCGCGCTGCGAGCGGAAGAACAGTTCGGCGGCGCGCAGCACGAACGGGTCCTCGCAAGCATCGAGCGCGTTGCGCAGGATGAGATGCACGAGCTGGGTGAGAAACAGCCCCGGCACGCCCTGCAACCCGCCGCGCACGAGGGCGAGATAGGCCGCCTCCACCGAGCGGGCCGTAAGCAGCAGCTCGCGGAAGGCGAGCATCACCTCCCAGTTCTCCCGCGCATCCGCGTCCGCGATTTCTCGGAGTTCGCTACTCGAGACCGGCCGGCGCGGATCGGAAAGAAGGCCCGCGTGCAGCGCGCGTTCGGCCACGCAGGATTCCTCCGGCGGCACCAGTTCGGGGCGCGCGAGATAGGCGAGGATCAGCTCGTCCGTGACGGCGAGCCCGCCCCCTTCGGTGCGCTGCGTCAGGTGGTGGCCGCTCGATACCCAGAACTCGGTCATGCTCTCTCGGCCCCCGCGGAGGCGTTGCTCAGAAGTCCGACGAGGTCGGCCTGTTCGTCGGGCCCGTCCTCGTCGGTCTCGACGAAGTGGAAGGCGCGCCCGTGCAGCGGGTCGGCGCCGGGTACGCGCTGGTGCAGGGTGCGGAACTCCTCCGCGATCTCGCCGTCGCGCTCGCTCCGGTGCATCGCCACGACGCTGCCGACCGGCAGGTTGCACAGCGAGGCCGCGACCTCGATCTCCTCGCGCGCCGCGGCGCGGGCCGCCTCGCGATTCGGTGCGCCGAAGCGCTCGTGGATGTGGCGGGCGAGATCCTCGACCGCCGCCGCGCGCTCGGCGTCGCTCGCCTCGCTGACGACGACGAGGGTCGAGAAGCCGAGCGAGCGCACGCCGACGAAGCCGGAGCGGAACGCCGCCCGCTCCTTGCCCGCGAGTGCGGAGAGGTCGGCATCGAAAAACAGGAACGAGCCCGTCACCGCCCACTCTCCGGCCTCGGCGGCCCGCGCGAAGACGAAGGTGTCAGAGGGGTCGAGCCGCAGGGTCCGCGGCAGCTTGCCCGCACTCAAAGCCGCACCGCGCCGGTGTCCGAATCGCGCCAGGAGGGGGAGATCAGCGCCGGCAGCAGCTTCAGGGTTTCGCTGCGGCCGTCGGCGTGAACGAGCCGGGTATCGCCGCTCGGTTCGATCGTCGCCCGCACGCCCGGCGGCAACACGAGGCGAGTGAGATAGCGCCCCGTCGAGCGCGCGGCGCCGTCCTCGTCCCAGATCTCGAACGCCTTCGTGAGATGGCGGGCGAAGCTCTCGACCAAGGGCTCGCGCAGGTCCTTGGGGAAGCCCTCTTCCTCCAGCGAGGTCGAGTCGGGCGTAAGGCCGGGGTCGCCCGCATCCCGCTTCGAGGCGATCAGCATCGCCGAGAAGACGAGCCAGTCCGGCGTCTCGGCCCCCTCGCAGCCTTGAGGCCAGTGCAGCGCGCCGCCGCCGAGACGGGCGCCGTTGAAGCTCAGCGTGTCGGGCCAGTGGAACGTCACCGGAATCTCCGGCGGCCCGAACGCGCCGACCGCGTCGGCGAGCGCCTGCATCCCGACGAAGAAGGCGCGGCGCGCCGTAGCCAGCGGCTCGGTCGGCGCCAGCACCACCGCGAAGGCGATGACGTCGTCGCGCTCTTCCATGAGGAGAGTGGCGGCGTCGGCCTCGCCGCTCTCCGCCATCCGGCAGGCCAGCCCCGCCGCGGAGCCCGCTGCAACGAGACCGGTGAAGGCCGGCGGCAGGACAAGCGGCGCGAGGCGCAGGCCCGGCGATCCGATATCGAGGGGGAGGGTCATAGGCGATCTCGGGCGAGGCACCTGCGCTCGCATGTCCGTTCGTCGTTTTAGAATGATACGAGTATAGGGAAGGCAGGCTTCCGCGCGAAGGCCCTCGCGCTCCCCATCGTCTCAGGTTCAATCGTGTCCGATCGTCTCGTGTTCGCCTGTTCCTGCGAGAAGACGATGCCGCTCGATGTCGCGGCCCTGGAAAAGGGTTGCGGCTCCCGCGTGCGCACCGCCGACCAGCTTTGCGGGCGAGAACTCGACCGTTACCGTGAGGCCCTGGCCACGGGCCTTCCCGTCACGGTCTCCTGCACGCTTCAGGCGCCACTCTTCGAGGAAATCGCCGCCGAGATGGAGGCGGAGGAGCGCGTCACCTTCGCCAAGATCCGCGAAACCGCCGGCTGGTCGTCCGAGGCCGATCGGGCCGGTCCGAAGATGGCGGCCTTGCTCGCCGCGGCGGCGGAGGCGGTCCCCGCCGCCGGCACGGTACCGCTGGAGAGCCGCGGCGTTGCCCTGATCTACGGGCGCGACGAGGCGGCGATCGAGGCAGGGCGGCGTCTGGCCGAGCATCTCGACGTCACCGTGCTCCTGAGCCGACCCGGCGAGGTCGCGCCGCTCCACCGCAACGAGTTCCCGGTGATCCGCGGCACGGTGCGTGGGGCGACGGGCCATCTCGGCGCGTTCGACCTTCGCATCGACGACTACGCCCTGCCGGCACCGTCCTCGCGCACGCATCTCGTGTTTGGGGCAGGGCGCGATGGGGCGGTCTCGACCTGCGACCTGATCCTCGACCTCACCGGCGGCACGCCGCTCTTCCCCGCGCACGAGTTGCGCAGCGGCTACCTGCGCGCCGACCCGCGTGACCCGGCGGCGGTCGAGCGCGCGGTGATGGCGGCTTCCCACCTCGTCGGCGAGTTCGACAAGACCCGCTTCATCGATTTCCGCGGCGATCTGTGCGCCCATTCCCGCTCGCGCATCACCGGCTGCACCCGCTGCCTCGACGTCTGCCCGACCGGGGCGATCGCGCCGGCCGGCGACACGGTGGCGATCGATCCTTATGTCTGCGCCGGTTGCGGAAGCTGCGCCGCCGTCTGCCCGACGGGGGCCGCCAACTACGCCCTGCCGCCGGCCGACGCGCTGATGCGCCGCCTGCGCAGCCTGATGCGCGCCTACCGGGCCGCCGGCGGCGCGGACGCGGTGGTGCTGTTCTATGACGGCGACCACGGCGAGCCGCTGATCGACGCGCTCGGCCGCTACGGCGAGGGCCTGCCGGCCCATGTCCTGCCGGTGCGGGTCAACGAAGTGACGCAGTTCGGCCCCGAGGTTCTGGCCGCGCTGTTCGCCTACGGTGCGGCCGGGGTGCGGGTGCTCGTGCGCGAGCGCCCCAAGCACGACCTCGACAGCTTGCACCGCACCGTGGCGCTTGCCCGGACGCTGGCCGACGCCCTCGGCTACGGCAGCGGCACGGAGGCGCCGACCGTCGCCCTGATCGAGACCGACGACCCCGACGCGCTCGGCGCGGCGCTCCGCTCGGCCGTCCCCGGCCGTGCGACTGCGGCACCGGCCGGTTTCGTGCCCGTCGGCAGCAAGCGTGAGATGCTGCGCCTCGCCTTTCGCGAGATGCATGCGGTCGCGCCCACCCCGGTCGCCGCGGTGCCGCTGGCCGCCGGGGCGCCGTTCGGCGGGCTGAACTTCCGCACCGAGGATTGCACGCTGTGCCTCTCCTGCGTCGGCGCCTGCCCGACCCATGCCCTGTCGGACAGCTCGGAGCGACCGTTGCTGGCGTTTGAGGAGAGCCTGTGCGTGCAGTGTGGCCTGTGTGCGGCCACCTGCCCGGAGGACGTCATCAGCCTGAAGCCGCAGATCGACTTCGAGGCGTGGAGCGAGCCGCGCCGGATCGTGAAGGAGGAGGAGCCGTTCTGCTGCATCACCTGCGCCAAGCCGTTCGGCACCCGCGCCACGATCGAGCGGGTGATCGGCAAGCTGCGCGAGCGGCACTGGATGTTCTCCGGCGAGGCCGGCGAGCAACGCATCCGCTCGCTGATGATGTGCGACGATTGCCGCGTCGAGGCGGCGCTGACGCAGGGTTTCGACCCGCACGCCGCGCCGCCGGCCAAGCCGCGCACCACCGAGGATTACCTGCGCGAGCGGGAGGCGGCCGGACGGCTGCCAGGATGATCCAAAAAAACGACCCGCCATCGCATCGAGGGCAGGTCGGGTCAGGGGTGTTTTGTCGCAGGAGAACAATTCGTCAAATCCCGGAGCGGAGACCGGTTCCGCGGACCGGGCACTGAGGGCGAAGAAAACAGCGGGAAATGTAACCGGCGACCGGCAGGGTTCACCGGTTCTGTCGCCGTGCTATAGGGCGGCCCCCATCCGCCAATCCCGAGCCCCGATGCCACCGATCGTCTCGATCGCGAACCTCTCGAAGGTGTACGCGTCGGGGTTGCACGCCCTGCGCGACGTGAACCTCGACATCGCCAAGGGCGAGATCTTCGCGCTGCTGGGGCCGAACGGCGCCGGCAAATCGACTCTCATCAACATCGTCTGCGGGATCGTCACGCCGAGCACGGGCCAGATCCGCGTCGGCGGCCACGACATCCTCGGCGACTATCGCGCCGCGCGCCGGATGATCGGACTGGTGCCGCAGGAACTCACCACCGACGCCTTCGAGAAGGTGTGGGACACGGTTAGCTTCAGCCGCGGCCTGTTCGGGCTGCCCAAGAACCCGGCCCATATCGAGCGAGTGCTCAGGGATCTCTCCCTGTACGACAAGCGCGAGAGCCGCATCATGCAGCTCTCCGGAGGCATGAAGCGTCGGGTCCTGATCGCCAAGGCGCTCGCCCACGAGCCGCAGGTGCTGTTCCTCGACGAGCCGACGGCCGGCGTCGACGTGGAGCTGCGCCAGGACATGTGGCGCCTCGTGCGCCGCCTGCGCGAGCAGGGCGTCACGGTCATCCTCACCACGCACTACATCGAGGAGGCCGAGGAGATGGCCGACCGGGTGGGCGTGATCCGCAAGGGCGAGATCATCCTCGTCGAGGACAAGGTCGAGCTGATGCGCAAGCTCGGCAAGAAGCAGCTCATCCTGCACCTGCGCGAGCCGGTTAGCGTCCTGCCGGAGAACCTCGCGCGTCACGACCTCCACCTCGGCGCGGACGGGCGCAGCCTCGTCTACACCTACGACACGCGGCGCGAGCGCACCGGTATCACCGGCCTGCTCGGCGAGCTGGCCGATGCCGGCATCGCGTTTACCGACCTCGATACCAGCCAGAGCTCGCTCGAAGACATCTTCGTCGATCTCGTCCGCGAGCGCGCATGATGGGCGTATCCATGCTGAACGTCCCGGCGGTCCTCGCCATCTACCGCTTCGAGATGGCCCGGTTCTGGCGCACAGCGCTGCAGAGCATCGTCGCGCCGGTGATCTCCACTTCGCTCTATTTCGTGGTGTTCGGTGCCGCCATCGGCTCGCGGATGCAGACGGTCGACGGCGTTCCCTACGGCGCCTTCATCGTGCCGGGGCTGATCATGCTCTCTCTGCTGACGCAGAGCGTCTCGAACGCGGCCTTCGGCATCTACTTCCCGCGCTTTGCCGGCACGATCTACGAGCTGCTCTCGGCGCCGATCTCGCCGTTCGAGGTGGTGCTGGGCTACGTCGGCGCGGCGGCGACGAAGTCGATCATCATCGGCCTCATCATCCTCGCCACGGCCTCGCTCTTCGTGCCGCTGCACATCGAGCACCCGTTCTGGATGGTGTTCTTCCTGCTGCTCACGGCGTTGACCTTCAGCCTGTTCGGCTTCGTGATCGGCCTTTGGGCGGACGGGTTCGAGAAGCTGCAACTGGTGCCGCTCCTCATCGTCACGCCGCTGACATTCCTCGGCGGCAGCTTCTACTCCATCGACATGCTGCCCCCGTTCTGGCGTGCGGTGACCCTGTTCAACCCGGTCGTCTACCTCGTCAGCGGCTTCCGCTGGGCCTTCTTCGGCAAGGGCGACGTGGCGGTCGGCGTCAGCATCGCCGCGACGCTGGCGTTCCTCGCGCTGTGCCTCGGGCTCGTGACCTACATCTTCCGCACGGGGTACCGGCTGAAGAGCTGACGGGATGGCAGAGGGGGAAGATGGCGCAGGATTCCTACATCGTCACGCGCGACAGCCTTCCGGCCGCCTTTGCGCCG contains:
- a CDS encoding DUF3305 domain-containing protein; its protein translation is MTPEQIPDDRFEVGIIVARRRLKGPWASHAWMPVEALPAAPETAPWTQLSETEEEATFYAGAHEVTLHIAETAHYRDNLVSGRPSLWVTLHATSEDTYTVASVTADPYEGESMAEGIGEIVEAVPMPPEVQAKLLAFFEAFHIERKFEKRKRDRADPEALARRAPGTQGKPE
- a CDS encoding DUF6352 family protein, which codes for MTEFWVSSGHHLTQRTEGGGLAVTDELILAYLARPELVPPEESCVAERALHAGLLSDPRRPVSSSELREIADADARENWEVMLAFRELLLTARSVEAAYLALVRGGLQGVPGLFLTQLVHLILRNALDACEDPFVLRAAELFFRSQRASLHESAVLLADAEVIEAREGGAPLSPLVTMLGKEAANELDVLNEENAWTYWSRSDAFTMALNLGTSGRSRAGLARAIEAFVRHLLNAEVTVTPLDRLEDPDWRWFVGLDAEGTRIGNALWRGETLDEAARERVIAVFSLTFADPARVDPRVGERPVYLLLAMTPDKTVQFKPQNLVVGLPLASDRAAA
- a CDS encoding DUF6505 family protein, with translation MSAGKLPRTLRLDPSDTFVFARAAEAGEWAVTGSFLFFDADLSALAGKERAAFRSGFVGVRSLGFSTLVVVSEASDAERAAAVEDLARHIHERFGAPNREAARAAAREEIEVAASLCNLPVGSVVAMHRSERDGEIAEEFRTLHQRVPGADPLHGRAFHFVETDEDGPDEQADLVGLLSNASAGAERA
- a CDS encoding biotin/lipoate--protein ligase family protein, with the translated sequence MTLPLDIGSPGLRLAPLVLPPAFTGLVAAGSAAGLACRMAESGEADAATLLMEERDDVIAFAVVLAPTEPLATARRAFFVGMQALADAVGAFGPPEIPVTFHWPDTLSFNGARLGGGALHWPQGCEGAETPDWLVFSAMLIASKRDAGDPGLTPDSTSLEEEGFPKDLREPLVESFARHLTKAFEIWDEDGAARSTGRYLTRLVLPPGVRATIEPSGDTRLVHADGRSETLKLLPALISPSWRDSDTGAVRL
- a CDS encoding 4Fe-4S binding protein; translation: MPLDVAALEKGCGSRVRTADQLCGRELDRYREALATGLPVTVSCTLQAPLFEEIAAEMEAEERVTFAKIRETAGWSSEADRAGPKMAALLAAAAEAVPAAGTVPLESRGVALIYGRDEAAIEAGRRLAEHLDVTVLLSRPGEVAPLHRNEFPVIRGTVRGATGHLGAFDLRIDDYALPAPSSRTHLVFGAGRDGAVSTCDLILDLTGGTPLFPAHELRSGYLRADPRDPAAVERAVMAASHLVGEFDKTRFIDFRGDLCAHSRSRITGCTRCLDVCPTGAIAPAGDTVAIDPYVCAGCGSCAAVCPTGAANYALPPADALMRRLRSLMRAYRAAGGADAVVLFYDGDHGEPLIDALGRYGEGLPAHVLPVRVNEVTQFGPEVLAALFAYGAAGVRVLVRERPKHDLDSLHRTVALARTLADALGYGSGTEAPTVALIETDDPDALGAALRSAVPGRATAAPAGFVPVGSKREMLRLAFREMHAVAPTPVAAVPLAAGAPFGGLNFRTEDCTLCLSCVGACPTHALSDSSERPLLAFEESLCVQCGLCAATCPEDVISLKPQIDFEAWSEPRRIVKEEEPFCCITCAKPFGTRATIERVIGKLRERHWMFSGEAGEQRIRSLMMCDDCRVEAALTQGFDPHAAPPAKPRTTEDYLREREAAGRLPG
- a CDS encoding ABC transporter ATP-binding protein is translated as MPPIVSIANLSKVYASGLHALRDVNLDIAKGEIFALLGPNGAGKSTLINIVCGIVTPSTGQIRVGGHDILGDYRAARRMIGLVPQELTTDAFEKVWDTVSFSRGLFGLPKNPAHIERVLRDLSLYDKRESRIMQLSGGMKRRVLIAKALAHEPQVLFLDEPTAGVDVELRQDMWRLVRRLREQGVTVILTTHYIEEAEEMADRVGVIRKGEIILVEDKVELMRKLGKKQLILHLREPVSVLPENLARHDLHLGADGRSLVYTYDTRRERTGITGLLGELADAGIAFTDLDTSQSSLEDIFVDLVRERA
- a CDS encoding ABC transporter permease, with the protein product MMGVSMLNVPAVLAIYRFEMARFWRTALQSIVAPVISTSLYFVVFGAAIGSRMQTVDGVPYGAFIVPGLIMLSLLTQSVSNAAFGIYFPRFAGTIYELLSAPISPFEVVLGYVGAAATKSIIIGLIILATASLFVPLHIEHPFWMVFFLLLTALTFSLFGFVIGLWADGFEKLQLVPLLIVTPLTFLGGSFYSIDMLPPFWRAVTLFNPVVYLVSGFRWAFFGKGDVAVGVSIAATLAFLALCLGLVTYIFRTGYRLKS